The genomic region AACGAGCCGGACAACCGCGCCCAGGCGAACATGTCCGTCGACAGGGCCATCCAGCTTTGGCCCAAACTGCAGGCGACCGGGCTGCGGCTCGGATCCCCGGCGCCTGCGGGTACGGCGAGCCCCTGGCTTGCGGAGTTCATGGCCAAGGCCAAAAAGAAGGGGCTGCGGGTCGATTTCATGACCATGCACCGCTATGCCTGGCCCAAGGCCGACGACTTCCTCAAAAAGGTGACGGAACTGCATGAGCGTTACGGCAAGCCCGTCTGGGTGACTGAGTACGCGGTGGCCGACTGGGATGCGACGTCCAGCAGGCCCTGCGTGTATTCCCGGGCCCAGACCGAGGATTTCATGCGCGCCACGGTCGCCGGCCTGCGTGCCATGCCGTTCGTCGAGCGATTCGCGTGGAAGACCCGGCCGGCCGGCGACATCAAAATGGGCTGCTCCGCCCTGTTCCACACGAACGGCACCCTCACCACCACCGGGAAGCTCTACGCGTCCCTATGAGGCACTGAGCGCCCCTCGGGCGGCAGAGGGACCACCTAGGGATCCGGCCGGGGCCCGCTAACGCCAAAAGGATCCCACCGGAGCGTTTTAGCCCGGTGGGATCCTTTTGTGTTGCGGGTGCTGTATCAGCTTCGCTGACGGGCTCCTAGTTGGCTCCGCTGAGCTCCAACAGTTCGCTCTTGTGGCCGAGTGAGACGATGTCCCAGCCCGCAGCGTTCCACTTCTCGTGATCCAGGACGTTGCGGCCGTCAAACATGCGCTTGCGCGACACCGTTGCCGCCAGCTCGGCGGGATCGACATTCACGAATTCGGACCATTCCGTCAGCAGCATGACCAGGTCGGCGTCCGCCACGGCCGTGGCCAGGGAGTCGACGTAGTTCAGCCGCGGGTACCGCTTGGCAGCGTTCGCGTTGGCCGCGGGGTCATAGACGCTGACGTCGGCCCCGCTGTTGAACAGCCTGGCAGCCACGTCCAGCGCCGGTGAATCGCGGACGTCATCGCTGTTGGGCTTGAATGCGACGCCGAGGACGGCGACCCGCTTGCCTTCCAGGGTGCCCAGCAGTGTTTCTGCGACGTGGACAGCACGGTCACGGCGGCGGAGGTTCACTTCGTCGACTTCGTTCAGGAAGCGCATAGTGGTGTCCAGACCAAGTTCGGAGACCCTGGCCTGGAGCGCCCGGATGTCCTTGGGCAGGCAGCCGCCGCCGAAGCCGATGCCGGCGTTGAGGAACCGGCGGCCGATGCGGGCATCGAGCCCGATCGCGTCGGCCAGCGTACGGATGTTGCCGCCGACGGTCTCCGTGACCTCGGAGAAAGCATTGATGAAGGAGATTTTGGTTGCCAGGAAGGCGTTAGCGGCGACCTTCACCAGTTCAGCCGTCTCGAAGTCCGTGGAGATGAACGGGGTCTCGCGGCTGATGGCGTCGGCGTAGACCTCGCGCAGCGTCTTTTCGGCGGCCGCGGAATCCACGCCAATGACGAGGCGGTCGGGACGCAGGGTGTCCTCCACGGCGAAGCCCTCGCGCAGGAACTCGGGGTTCCAGGCGAAGTTGACCGTCACGCCGTCGCGCGATTCTTCGGCGACGAGGCCCTTGAGGCGGCGTGCGGAGCCCACCGGAACAGTGGACTTTCCAACGATGAGGGAGTCCTTCGTGGCGGCGCGGGCGATCGCCGCCACCGAGGCGTCCACGTACGTCATGTCGGCGGCGTGCTCGCCGGCCCGTTGCGGGGTGCCGACGGCGATGAAGTGGACGTCGCCGAAGGCGCCGGCCTCCTCAAACGAGGTGGTGAAGCGCAGGCGGCCGGATTCCGTGTGCTTGCGCAGGAGCTCCGGCAGGCCGGGCTCGTGGATGGGCAGTTCGCCCCGGCTGAGGCTGTCGATCTTTTCTTTGTCAACGTCGACGCCCAGGACTTCGAATCCCAGTTCAGCCATGCATGCCGCATGGGTCGCGCCGAGGTATCCCGTACCGATAACGGTTAGTCGTAGTGTCACTAGTCCCCCAGTAGCTGCAGTTCATGTCATTGTCTTAGGCGCGGATGGCGCACCCAAACGCGTCCACTATATATCGGCACCTCGAAAAAACAGATTTCGCGGCCGCCGATCCTTGCCGGTCAGGGTCCGGGGGCCGGTCCCCGGGCCCCACCCGGCGCCAGTCAAGCTACCGGGGCAATAATCCGGGCTACCCGTGCTGAGAGCGTCTTGTTGACAGCGGACATGGCCTTGTCGACGTCGGCCACCGAGACGCCCCATGCCCTGTCGTACTTGCTCGCAGTAAGGTCGATTGGCGACCCGAGGACGACCTCAAGCCGGGCTCCCGTGGTCTGGTGGATGAGCACGTCGTCCTTGAGATAGAAGTTCCGCGGCCCCACAACCAGGTTGTGTGCTCCCGGTAACTGGAATGCGGCCAAGTACATCTGGCTCCCTACGCATCCGGCGAGTGAGACAGATTCCGCGGCCAGCCTGACCTGCTCGTGCACTGGCAGTTTTTCGGGCTGGACTATCTCGTAGCCCGCCGTCTGGAAGTAAGCTTCAACGTCTGCCTCATTGGTCAGGGGACGCTGTCCGTGGGCCGATCTGGAGAGATAGACCTTCCGATACGGCGTGGCTGGCTGTGAATTAGCGGCCATGGTCCGCCACACCTTCTCTTGCAGCCGGGTAATCCAGCGATGGGTGCGCATGGCCATATCGGGGACGATGAGGTGCTCAACAACATCATGGGCAGAGGCGTGCGTGATGCGCTCTTTAGGGACCCCGGCCAACTCCAAAAGCGCGACGCTGTGGTCGGCGAGGTCCGGTTCGAAGACGAGAAAGTTAATTTCTGACCGCAGGGCATCATTCATCAGATCCAGCGCCCATGCCCGCGACACGCCTTCGACGAGGTTATGGCCGAAGTGGCGATGGACGTTACCCAGGAAGTAGTAGCTTCCCTTCAACTCGCGGGAGTCCGGGGCCTGCTTAAGCTGCAGGCCGGCCGGTGTGAGGGTCAGGTAGTCGGTGGCAATGCTGTTGTTGCCGTCCAGCACCCCGTACGACGCAGGGATCATGGCGCCATCGGCGGTCAGCAGCAACTGTCCGCCGTTATGGCCTTCGACCGGTGCGCCGGCTTCACACGACTCGATCGACCTTGCTGTAATCCGGCCTCCGAAGACGTGAGCGCGCTCAAGCATCCATAGGGATGGAATTATTACCGGTTCGGCTTTTTGGAGCCAGCAGTCCGGCATCATCTGATCATGGGCGCCCTGCGGGTCTCCAAGCGGCTCCTTGATGGCCTCGAGCAGGGTCCGCGGCGGGGCTGGGTCGATCACGGCGCAGGAACCGTCCACCGCCAGCCGGGCAACGGAGGCGGAGTCCGGCTGGGGCCGGCCGACCGACCCGGGCACCGCCAGCCGGGCCGGCGGCATCGAAGACGCGTCCAGTTGCGGCAGGATCCGTCCGGGCGCGAGGGGGTCACGCCCGGCAGAGGATTCAGTCATGATTGCGAGATTACAGGAACATGCCGGTCCCTGATGAGCCGAACCAGGCTTGGCGCCCGCTTTGGCTACGCCTGGTCCAATCCGGCAGTAACAACGGCATCATTGTTGCGCTCCCCCGGAAGCTGGTTGTCCCCAAGTCCGGCGATAGTTTGCAGCCAGGCCTGGAGGTACTCACGGTCGAACCGCTGCCCTGAATTGGCGCTGAAGTCGAACGAGACCAAATTCTTCGCGAACGGTTCCGCGAGATTTGCCAGCGAGGCGGAGCGCGAGATCACCAAGTCGCAGGCCTGCAGCAGCGCCACTACGACGGCGCTTTCCAGGTGTCCCGCGCCCTCAGCGGCGAGGCGGTCGTCGTCAAGGTCGAAGACAAGCCGTCGATCGGAAATCCTCGAGAGTTCCAGTACTCGCCTGGCCGTGTCGTTATCCAAAGCCGAGGCTGAAACGACGACCGAGGCGTACTGCGTTGCGTCGGCGCCGCTGATCAGGTCGTTGACAACGAGGCGGCGCACCAAGCCGAGTCGGGATAGGTGGATGCTGCCCAGTAGCGACTGCAGGCTCTGGCCGTCAGAACGGGCCGCCGAGTCCGTCGGGGCGGAATCCAAGACTCCAAGAATCGGAGGCAGATCCTGGCCGTGCATGTGTTTGGAGTAAAGCATCGCGTAGTCCTGGCCCATGGTGACGTCAGAACGAATCGCGTCCCGTGGGACTGCGGCACGGAGCACGGGCCATTCCTCCGGCGCCGTGGCAAGGGCGAGGATCTGCTGGACAGCCAAGTCCGGGTCCAGGGAAACTACCTGGCCGCCGCCATGAAGCCGAATCCGGTCAGCCGGCGCCCCGATATCCGTTGAAAGGACTGGAACGCCGAACGCCCAGGCCTCGGTGACTGTATGGGAATACGTCTCTGGCCAGACGGAGAAGATTCCGACGAAGTCCGGGTCAACTTCCCGGGCGAGTGAAGCATAGTTGGCCCGCGTGAACTCGCCGTGCCCGATGACAAGGTCTCCGAGGCTCTTGCTGTTCTTGCCAAAGCCGTGCCACTCAACATGCGGACTCGTTCGCCGCACCAACTCCTGGATGAGGTCTATGCCCTTTTGCGGCGCCCAGTTTGCCGGGAGCATGACCCGCATGGGGCCGGGCAACCGATCGCCCTCGCGCAGGAATCCGATCGCGGACACATCGCGGCCGTGTTCGATCAGTTCCAGCTTGCCCTGATAGGCCGGGTAATTGTCCGCGTAGATCGAAGCCGCGGAAGGAGTTGTTGCAATCACGGCTGACGCGCTGTCGAGGACCCCCGCTGCACGCCGCCTCCACTCGTGGACCCAGTCGTGCTTCAACGACGGAACATTCTTGACGAATGCGGTGGGCAGCGTGCACGTGCCCTCCCCTGGAGTGCACACGCCGCCGCAATATTTCAGCGATTGGTCAAGCAGGTGAATCGTGGGGCAAATGTAGTAGAAGTCATGTGTCGAAAGAATCATCGGGACACTCATCAACCGGCAGACTTCTGGGATTGTTGTCAGCGGTTGATTGACAAGATGCCGAATGTGCACAAGTTCAACATTGTGCCGGAGGATAAGTTCTGCAACGTACTGTGCGTAGTCATCCCGCCATGTGTCGGTCACGTCGAATTTCGGCGTGGGTTTCCACGTCTCGAGCTTGTGGAAGACACCGTCGGTGAACTCATAGAGCGTGATGGCGGTCGCCGTAGCTTCCAACAGCAAGCTGTCCTGGGCGTCGACGAGCTGGGACAGCAGGTCCTTGTTGGTAGCGGGCGTGCCGCCGCCCGAGCGGTGTATGACGTACAGGAGCACAGGCTTGACTGAGCTCGCACGCGCCAGGGATTCACGATGGGAGGAAAAGTCTGTGCGGATCTGTGCCATCTCCGCAGAGGAGTTCCATGCCCGGATGTCGGACGTGTACTCCGGGTGCATGGCGTCCACCGCGTCGCGGCCAACCTGGACCAGCGCGGCCCTGCGTTCTTCGCCGAATGACTGGCTCCGGGCGTGGCCCACCATCACGTGAGGCGCCAAGAGATTCAGGAAGCCGCTCTTAATGGCACGCTGGCAGAAGTCGTTTTCTTCGCCGTAGCCCTGGGGGAATGCCACCTCGTCGAAATCGCCGATTGCGTTGATGAGGTCCCGTCGAACGAACATGCAAAAGCCGTGGCCGGAAGGCAGCTCCATGGACGCGACGTTCACTTTTTTCGCGACGCCACGGCTGACTTCGGCCCAGGTGAGGTGCTCCGGCCATTCATTGAATCTCCCGGGCGTCGGAACGGCCATGGCTCCGGCGTTGTCGGAAACTGCACTGACCGTCCCCACGTTGGCGCGCGAATATGCCGTCCAACGCATCCGGCGAAGCCATCCGGGCCCAACCACGGTGTCGCTGTTCAGCAGGACAACGTCGTCCTCGCCGCCCAGCGCGAAGGCGTGATTCGCTGTTCGCGTATAACCCCAATTTGTCTCGTGGCGGTGCAGTTCAACGGCTCCCGCATCGCTAAAGCCGGCAAGCACCTCCAGAACGGCGGGATCAACGGTCGCGTCATCGATCACGACGACACGGGCGCCGCCCGAGTGCTCCAGCACTGAGCTGATGCACCGCTCAACGACTCGTGCGCCACCGTTGTGGACAGGTATGGTCACCGTGGTGCCGCGCGCGCTTGACAAGCGTGGCAGTAGTTCGGCGACTACTTCGGCGGACCAATTACTCACAACAGGATTACTCAAAATTCTCCCAACACATTTCCGACTACCGGCCAAAGCGCATTCATAGTTGTTAGTGCTAGCTGAACCACGAGCGCAGCCGGTTCCGTATACCTCGCAACACGCGCACGCTTCGGCGGGACCTGAACTTCAAATATCCTTCGAACTGCTTCTCCAAAGCCCTATTCCGCTTCTCCAGGTCTTGGATACGGACCGATTGGGACTTCATGAGGGTTTCCTGGTTGGCCAGTGTGGTTTTCTGCGCCGCCAGTCTCGTCTGCAGAACGGCCGTTTTCTCCGCCTGCTTGGCCAGGTTTCCCCGCTGCCATTGGACTTTGCTTCTCAGGGCAGCCACGTCGGTATCCTGCCGATCCAGCTTGTTCTTCTGCCACACGACTTTGCTTTGCAGGGCATCGTTCTTGCCGGCAAGCTTGGCAATCTGGCTTTTTTGCCAGGAAGTCTTGCTCTGAAGGACCTCGACGTCTTTCGGGTGCAGCTTTGCGGCATTTTCGACTGACGCCTGCTGGCTGGCTGACGCCTCGTTGACGCGAGCCAGCTTCTCCACCTTGGTTTCCAGCTTTTCAACTTGCTTCAGCAGGGAGGTGATTCTCGCAGCCCGCAGAGCGGCGCTTTTCTGATATGCCATGGCAAGGTCAGCCGGGTCAAGCAACCACTCAATAGGTGTTTCGGCTTCAGCACCGGGGTCCATCGCGTTCTGGTGGATGGCCACATGATTCGATGATTTCAAATTTTCTCCCGGTGTTGTTCAGCCAGTCAGTTCAAATTGATCAGCGACGATGCTGGGGAACCACGGAAGCGGCTTCAAAAGTGGAGTCAGAGACTCAATCCAGCCGACACTCAGTACGATCTGAGTCACCCTCTGCAGATGACGAGGAAAAGCCAAACCTTTCCGTCGAGTCAGCTACGCCCCGACCCACTATAGCAACCGGGACCGCACTCTCTCCTACCGGCCCGGCGCGTCGCCTGAATGCCGCGTCGCGCACCCCACACTAACGAGTCCGGGTCCCAATGGCCACTCGGACAAACGGGGGTTCACTGCAGGGGAACCTTTGGCAGGAACCGCTCAATTGTCTGGCCGATCACAATATCGGGCTTGTAGGAGTCGATGACCTCATAGTCGAACGAGGGTGACCATTCGAAGCGGAATTGCTTGAAGAACCTGGCGAACCACCAGGCCAGACGATCGGGATGCAGTCCATCGCCGAAGAAGGAGTTGCCGAACACAAGAACCTTCAGCGAGCTAGGGGCAGACGCATTGGTCCACACCCGGCGCTTACCCTGGTGGCCAGACGGAGGATCGAAAGTTTCCACGAGTTCAAGGGCTTCCTCAAGGTGCTCCACTGAGGCGCGGGTCGCCCTGGCTTCCCGCGCCAGGATTGGAACACCGAAAAATCTGTCTGCGAGAT from Arthrobacter sp. NicSoilB8 harbors:
- a CDS encoding glycosyl hydrolase: MERRKFLAMPLAALAAPGALLAASAGSARAAAIPAAVPSVTLPADTLKGFGWGGKDALALQQIKSLKLDWHYTWGSHYNVTTNPAFVPMIKSERTLLEQDAIGWVTRQLGETRTKHLLGFNEPDNRAQANMSVDRAIQLWPKLQATGLRLGSPAPAGTASPWLAEFMAKAKKKGLRVDFMTMHRYAWPKADDFLKKVTELHERYGKPVWVTEYAVADWDATSSRPCVYSRAQTEDFMRATVAGLRAMPFVERFAWKTRPAGDIKMGCSALFHTNGTLTTTGKLYASL
- a CDS encoding UDP-glucose/GDP-mannose dehydrogenase family protein, with protein sequence MAELGFEVLGVDVDKEKIDSLSRGELPIHEPGLPELLRKHTESGRLRFTTSFEEAGAFGDVHFIAVGTPQRAGEHAADMTYVDASVAAIARAATKDSLIVGKSTVPVGSARRLKGLVAEESRDGVTVNFAWNPEFLREGFAVEDTLRPDRLVIGVDSAAAEKTLREVYADAISRETPFISTDFETAELVKVAANAFLATKISFINAFSEVTETVGGNIRTLADAIGLDARIGRRFLNAGIGFGGGCLPKDIRALQARVSELGLDTTMRFLNEVDEVNLRRRDRAVHVAETLLGTLEGKRVAVLGVAFKPNSDDVRDSPALDVAARLFNSGADVSVYDPAANANAAKRYPRLNYVDSLATAVADADLVMLLTEWSEFVNVDPAELAATVSRKRMFDGRNVLDHEKWNAAGWDIVSLGHKSELLELSGAN
- a CDS encoding glycosyltransferase 61 family protein; the encoded protein is MTESSAGRDPLAPGRILPQLDASSMPPARLAVPGSVGRPQPDSASVARLAVDGSCAVIDPAPPRTLLEAIKEPLGDPQGAHDQMMPDCWLQKAEPVIIPSLWMLERAHVFGGRITARSIESCEAGAPVEGHNGGQLLLTADGAMIPASYGVLDGNNSIATDYLTLTPAGLQLKQAPDSRELKGSYYFLGNVHRHFGHNLVEGVSRAWALDLMNDALRSEINFLVFEPDLADHSVALLELAGVPKERITHASAHDVVEHLIVPDMAMRTHRWITRLQEKVWRTMAANSQPATPYRKVYLSRSAHGQRPLTNEADVEAYFQTAGYEIVQPEKLPVHEQVRLAAESVSLAGCVGSQMYLAAFQLPGAHNLVVGPRNFYLKDDVLIHQTTGARLEVVLGSPIDLTASKYDRAWGVSVADVDKAMSAVNKTLSARVARIIAPVA
- a CDS encoding glycosyltransferase; translated protein: MAGSRKCVGRILSNPVVSNWSAEVVAELLPRLSSARGTTVTIPVHNGGARVVERCISSVLEHSGGARVVVIDDATVDPAVLEVLAGFSDAGAVELHRHETNWGYTRTANHAFALGGEDDVVLLNSDTVVGPGWLRRMRWTAYSRANVGTVSAVSDNAGAMAVPTPGRFNEWPEHLTWAEVSRGVAKKVNVASMELPSGHGFCMFVRRDLINAIGDFDEVAFPQGYGEENDFCQRAIKSGFLNLLAPHVMVGHARSQSFGEERRAALVQVGRDAVDAMHPEYTSDIRAWNSSAEMAQIRTDFSSHRESLARASSVKPVLLYVIHRSGGGTPATNKDLLSQLVDAQDSLLLEATATAITLYEFTDGVFHKLETWKPTPKFDVTDTWRDDYAQYVAELILRHNVELVHIRHLVNQPLTTIPEVCRLMSVPMILSTHDFYYICPTIHLLDQSLKYCGGVCTPGEGTCTLPTAFVKNVPSLKHDWVHEWRRRAAGVLDSASAVIATTPSAASIYADNYPAYQGKLELIEHGRDVSAIGFLREGDRLPGPMRVMLPANWAPQKGIDLIQELVRRTSPHVEWHGFGKNSKSLGDLVIGHGEFTRANYASLAREVDPDFVGIFSVWPETYSHTVTEAWAFGVPVLSTDIGAPADRIRLHGGGQVVSLDPDLAVQQILALATAPEEWPVLRAAVPRDAIRSDVTMGQDYAMLYSKHMHGQDLPPILGVLDSAPTDSAARSDGQSLQSLLGSIHLSRLGLVRRLVVNDLISGADATQYASVVVSASALDNDTARRVLELSRISDRRLVFDLDDDRLAAEGAGHLESAVVVALLQACDLVISRSASLANLAEPFAKNLVSFDFSANSGQRFDREYLQAWLQTIAGLGDNQLPGERNNDAVVTAGLDQA